In Pedobacter sp. W3I1, one DNA window encodes the following:
- a CDS encoding VOC family protein gives MATMHPYLNFDGKAEEAFNFYKSVFGGEFTFFAKMSDMPESDKLTEAEKNRVMHIALPINEHTTLMASDCVPSAGHVLKEGNNMYININAGSREDADRLFNGLSAGGTIEMPMDDMFWGDYFGSFKDRFGIQWMVNFSNAR, from the coding sequence ATGGCAACCATGCATCCTTACTTAAACTTCGACGGCAAGGCCGAAGAAGCTTTTAATTTTTATAAATCGGTTTTTGGCGGAGAATTTACCTTCTTTGCAAAAATGAGCGATATGCCCGAATCGGACAAATTAACCGAGGCGGAAAAAAATCGTGTCATGCACATAGCCCTACCCATTAATGAGCATACAACTTTAATGGCGTCTGATTGTGTGCCTTCTGCGGGGCATGTACTTAAAGAAGGTAATAATATGTACATTAATATCAATGCCGGGAGCCGCGAAGACGCCGATCGCTTATTTAACGGCCTTTCAGCAGGTGGCACCATCGAAATGCCAATGGACGATATGTTCTGGGGCGATTACTTTGGCAGTTTTAAAGACAGGTTTGGCATTCAATGGATGGTTAATTTTAGCAATGCCCGATAA
- a CDS encoding DoxX family protein: MKNIPHFAQLFLRLALGIGFILPVMDRFGWLGAPGSPTVGWGNWSVFLDYTNALMPFLARPVANVMAILATAGELVFGIMLIIGFKIKLAAIGSFLLTLAFALSMLIFANYRAPFNYSVFVVSASSLLLVTLPSYKWSMEGSK, from the coding sequence ATGAAAAACATACCACACTTTGCACAACTATTTCTTCGGCTCGCTCTGGGCATTGGTTTTATACTACCTGTTATGGACCGCTTTGGTTGGTTGGGTGCGCCAGGTTCTCCAACTGTTGGCTGGGGTAACTGGTCGGTGTTTTTAGATTATACCAACGCTTTAATGCCCTTTTTAGCAAGGCCGGTAGCCAATGTAATGGCTATTCTGGCCACCGCAGGCGAGCTGGTTTTTGGGATAATGCTTATAATTGGGTTCAAGATTAAATTGGCGGCTATCGGTAGTTTTTTACTCACACTTGCCTTTGCCCTCTCTATGCTCATCTTTGCAAATTACAGGGCACCTTTTAACTATTCTGTTTTTGTAGTAAGCGCTTCCAGCCTGTTGTTAGTAACGCTGCCCAGCTATAAATGGAGCATGGAAGGAAGCAAATAG